The sequence below is a genomic window from Uranotaenia lowii strain MFRU-FL chromosome 2, ASM2978415v1, whole genome shotgun sequence.
GTTACCCGCTGCCATGGTCTCCTGTATATCGCCGTTCaagtgttcatcgaagtgctgcttccaacTTTTGATCACCTCAAGATTGTCCGTTAGGATGCCTCCATCCTTagcccggcacatttcggcttgcgacacgaagcctttgcgggatgtgTTGAGCTTCTgaagaactttcgtgtttcctgcgaacgatgcagctgctagagctcctcctcctccaggcggcgttTTTTCCTGGAGAATTCGCTGTCCCTTCCGTTGTCGTTGATTTTCAACTAGCGTTTTTGCCActattttcttggaaaaaatacaACATCAATCCATAACTATTTTCTTCCACGGTAGATTTTCTTGAACCCATAGTAACTTTCTCTTGTCTCGTCAATATCTTTCGAGCCATATAGTGTTCATCCGTGTACATCCGATGACAAAATTGTCCATCTTCCTTCCTGTGCAACTCATGATGAATGAGGTTTGCAAGTTCCACGAACCTAATTCCCAGAGTTTGTGGAAAACTTCCAATCTCCCTCCctctttcaataattattgtttTACAGCATAAATATAGGCCTTTTAATAATtatacttattttaaaaaaactatcaaacaaTTTCACTATCCAGAAGTATCATCAACACTTTTAAagtcatacaatattttttcgctttaattcaataaaaaaaaaaacatttttacagaATTATCTGTTATGAACATAATAGTTGACccgtgctcgaaaaaaattatggtaTGTGATGATAGCGCTTCTAATAAATTCTATtcgcttattttcaccatatttcaTTTCTTCTCACTTTCTATCcgttctataaaatttcataatctcaaATCTGTTATTATGCCACACTTCGACTATTGCGCTACAATTTTACTTCATGCATCTGATACACAAACAAAGCGCctacaaagaattcaaaataggatcatgcgagtagtgatacGATGCAATCGATACACACCAAGTAAATTGATGCTCGACGTACTTCAATGGTTGTCAGTGAAACAGAGAATTGCGTataacagtttgatttttatatacaAAATGAAGAACGGAATGTTACCGGCTTATTTAATGGACGGTCTGCAGTACGGCAACGATGTACATAGCTACAATACGAGAAGAGCCCATGATTTCAGATTACCGAATACGAGAAAGGAAATGACAAAACGATCAGTTTTCTATAACGGgctaaaaatgtttaacagCCTGCCGCAGAATATCAAAGACAGTTCACTTTCAAGAAACTGGCACTACAACACGTTATACAgacaatttgaaataatgactagtcctaaaaaggatcatatgcTAGTGATGAAGATCTGACGAAATACCAGATAtaaaattgtacggtgatggacatacgcgggagttagACAAATAAGTCGTACAGAATTAgataaaataatgcaaacaaaattatccataggataaactgtccctcccacttctaaagaagcgtatggggtggaggaaggacccagttgggcctgtgggaccatcacaaaaaaaaagatgttcttactaaaaaggacatcacttttcaccgatgaGGCCGATAAAATTAAGTAGCAAATGTAAAATAATCATGATTAGTTTTCTTTGTTATTCTTGTTACTTTTTTGTAACGTTGAATcaatcaatttgattttatttagtaTCACTCGTCAGTTAGTTTAGTTTCCAAAAAATGCATACGCAGTTTGCTATTTATTCATCATACAACTCCTTAAACGGAAATGCCATTGGAATTCTTAAACAAATCTTATGTATGTAATGTATTTGTTATGTTGTaaatacataaataaataaaaattaatgtgttCATGAAGGTTGTGCAATTTTAGGTTGAACACGATTTATCGAAAAAAGTAGCTGGCAAACGAATATCTTTTGAAAGAATATGCCAATGGCAAAAATTAAGACTTACCGAGCTATTAGCACCCAGTATTGTGGCAGTGTTGGGTCCACTCAGCTGCCTCCATTTCCAACTCGTCAGTTTGGTATCGTCACTCGATTGGCTTCCGTTGAGGGTGGCCCAGTTCTGTGGCAAATTGATTGTGTAGTTTGCACCCGCTCGAGCCACCGGAGGCATATTGGTCGGCATTTTAACAAACACGTGCACAATCGATGTGCTGCTCTGGTTTTTACTGTCTGTAACCTTAAGCTCGAACGCATACACTCCTTCCTCCAGGTTTGAAAGCTGCAGGTACGGGGTACGAGTGTTCTGCATGTCAACGGCTTTCGACTGATCCGAGCTGGCTTTGGTCCACTCCCAAGCCACTATTCCGTGATCATCTTTACTGAGCGATCCATTCAAGGTGACGTTGTTGTTGGGGAGATACACGATGACATTTTGACCAGCGTTAGCTTCCGGAGGGTAATCGATTTCTTTAAGTACTTCGATGGTGGCTGTGGTGCTGTTGGAAAGCTTTTCTGAATCTATTACAGTAAGTTTGAATGTGTACTTCCCGGGCATTGTTAGATCTTTAAGTTCGAGAGTTGGGACTTCTGGGAGCTCTGGTTGGTAACCGAGAGGTCCTTCGACTAGTTCCCACTGGTATGATGCTATTTTGTCATCGTCTTTGGAGGCACTAGCATCAAGGATGGCTTTTTGGTTTGGTAGTTTGACGGTTTGTTCAGTCGGGGTGATGATAACCTCAGgtggtttgttgattttttgctcTGGTAGGACAGTTATGTTGGGATAGGCTTCTCCGTACCAACCGTTTCGCCCAGTGACCGTAACTTTGAATCGGTACAAACCTTCGGTGAGTTTCGATAACTTGGCTTGTTGCTTAGTTTGGTCGGCGATCGTTGCATTACTGTCGCCTTTTGAGGGTTGTGAAATCAGAGACCACGAGTAGGTATACTTATCGCCGCTAGAATCTTCATCTGGGACAACGTACGCAGTTAGGATTGCTTCATTGTTCGGTAATCGTACGTCTTTAGATAAAACAGAGACGGTcaactttttcacatttgttGGCTCTTGATTAGCTTCGTCAGTTTCACCTGATTTGCTATGAATGTTGTCCATAATCAATTTCTGGGCAGTAAGGGTTTGAGGAACAGCGTATAGCTGTTTTTCTTTCATACACTCGCCGTTTCCATTGCGTTCGTAACTTTTCACGCAAGCACACAAGCCTGTGGAAGAAGTTGTTACCCTGACGCACAATTCATTCTTTGGACACGAATGAGGGTCATTAACGTTGCAGGTAAGCGCCGAGAAAGCCTTCTCCGGCTGAGGGTAAGCCCTCGTTTCGTCCATCATTAAATCTCCATATTGATCATTTAAATAACTTGCCGGATATTTTCCAAGTTCATATGGCGAGTTATAATTGTCGCTTATATACTCTCTGTTCTGCATaaacatattttctattttcttaaTGAGAACGTCTTCGTCTACTTCTTCCATATCGGACCATCTAAGAGGTGCATTTTCCTGAGAGTAGGGAATTTGAAGAACTTCGGACCAGCTTGTTTCTGTCTCATAACCCCCTACCGGATTGACTAGCACCATTTGGAGCGTCGTGGACAGATTTCTCTTTTTTGTTGGCCTACACAGTTCGTTACTGACACATTTCACGTGGTAGCAAGTCCGATTGAACATAAACGCCGTATTGCAGTCGTCTTTTTTGGCACAGCACAACTGCACACAGGGTCGCAGCGATGTGGCTTCCGGGTTTTCCGTATAGTTCCCCGCATTTCGCTCgcctataaaaaataaaaaaaagttttaatattctTTTGCATCTTCAATGAGCATTTGGCTTAGTATATCAAGGGACTGGAAAGTAACATGAAGAAAAtcaactattattttaaaacagctttttttaaaataattggaaTTGATAAAACATGCGAAATCAGAGAAGCAAACATTTAAAAGGAATCAATGGAAACAATGGGCCACAATAATTTAACTGAATAAAAAGCGAAATCGCCTTATTAGCCCCAGAAACTACTCTTCAAAGCTAGCATCAAATTTTGCGACAAGGTTTTATCAATGAAGCCGATCGATCGATACAACATTAATGTAATAAACCCCCTGCTGATTTTTCCTACATGAATTTGCTTGTTGCATAGTGAGCAGAGACACACGTACATATGTGACTGCCCTTTTTCGCTTACCCAATGGAGCGTAGCCGTCGAAAATTCTTGGCAACATCCGGGAACACGATTTCAGCTCCTGGGAAGGTTCCATCGACGGTTGTGGTTGACCGGAGTTGTCGttcattttactaaaaaaatgttcttttcgAGAGTGACCACTGCTGCTTAATAATGAGTCGGAAGCTGTCACCCCTTTATCGGAAACTGCTTCTCCTTTGTCGGCCTCTGTCAGAACCATTAAACAAACGAGAAGCACGGTGGCCACCACCATCACATTGTTTTTGCTGCTGAAGGTCGCTATTCTGGCAATGTTGTTCCGTCGATAAATGGTACTTATCATTTTCATATCCATATTTTTTCTGCTTCACGGTCACAGCCTGGTGCAAATCACGAATTCACAATATTTACCGGTGCTTCGGGGTTTCTACCCTCCTGAGCTGAACCTCCAGACGATAGTCAAGAATATTAACTTGATATTTTCACATTACATCCGACTGAATTGCAGTTTTGTCACGAATTATAGGAAAAAGCTTTCCGCTAGCAACGTAAATGATAGCAGATTCCTGACAGATTTGATATCATCATCGGAAATCGGTCACTTCTGAaccttgttgttgttgtgttttgACAG
It includes:
- the LOC129745899 gene encoding dyslexia-associated protein KIAA0319-like protein, producing the protein MDMKMISTIYRRNNIARIATFSSKNNVMVVATVLLVCLMVLTEADKGEAVSDKGVTASDSLLSSSGHSRKEHFFSKMNDNSGQPQPSMEPSQELKSCSRMLPRIFDGYAPLGERNAGNYTENPEATSLRPCVQLCCAKKDDCNTAFMFNRTCYHVKCVSNELCRPTKKRNLSTTLQMVLVNPVGGYETETSWSEVLQIPYSQENAPLRWSDMEEVDEDVLIKKIENMFMQNREYISDNYNSPYELGKYPASYLNDQYGDLMMDETRAYPQPEKAFSALTCNVNDPHSCPKNELCVRVTTSSTGLCACVKSYERNGNGECMKEKQLYAVPQTLTAQKLIMDNIHSKSGETDEANQEPTNVKKLTVSVLSKDVRLPNNEAILTAYVVPDEDSSGDKYTYSWSLISQPSKGDSNATIADQTKQQAKLSKLTEGLYRFKVTVTGRNGWYGEAYPNITVLPEQKINKPPEVIITPTEQTVKLPNQKAILDASASKDDDKIASYQWELVEGPLGYQPELPEVPTLELKDLTMPGKYTFKLTVIDSEKLSNSTTATIEVLKEIDYPPEANAGQNVIVYLPNNNVTLNGSLSKDDHGIVAWEWTKASSDQSKAVDMQNTRTPYLQLSNLEEGVYAFELKVTDSKNQSSTSIVHVFVKMPTNMPPVARAGANYTINLPQNWATLNGSQSSDDTKLTSWKWRQLSGPNTATILGANSSIANATALTIGDYLFELTVTDEGNNNATDRVKITVVQERNTPPVANAGGDQSVTLPTNAIILNGTRSSDDLGITSYRWTRESGSLAMGTIIDGSDTKPVLMVTNIVPGRYVFKLTVSDGQGLSGTDTVSIIVHPDPLVMSLVELTLTMEATVLTQSELDSLQQKLILLIGDNTARLHIRELKIEHKTGQVLIVFYVEKVGGKDKPEIIPALEVEKILKEKFWRDYTILGTSVSGIRTAICQNTCSGHGVCNAETRDCMCQSFWMPDIFFFWGVAEANCDWSILYVIIGVFIVFLILSGICWGITCLCRRSSSNKPRSRSKTQKYSLIGSHEAEMPSYSRTTLSDSETDSDVLFESRSKPNGFPAGRPGSGASGSVAGLVNGDVNRNGHTKYNTTRLGRRIKA